A genomic window from Haladaptatus caseinilyticus includes:
- a CDS encoding SdpI family protein — translation MKVRTQYLVAALLVAVAFGVSVFFYPQMPDRMATHWTTSGDADGTMGKLWGAFLLPTVTAVLLALFAVIPRIDPLDENISVFRKQYALFVVLFVAFMLYVHSFVILWNLGYRFDFTTVLAPAIGALFYFIGVLMNRVERNWFVGVRTPWTLSNDEVWKNTHSRAGPLFKLAGLVAIVGVFVPTYAIYLMVVPAVGIAIYLTVYSYVEYRRVTV, via the coding sequence ATGAAGGTGCGAACACAGTATCTCGTTGCAGCCTTACTCGTCGCCGTCGCGTTCGGCGTCAGTGTTTTCTTTTACCCGCAGATGCCGGACCGGATGGCGACCCATTGGACCACGAGTGGCGACGCCGACGGGACGATGGGAAAACTGTGGGGAGCGTTTTTACTCCCGACGGTGACCGCGGTCCTTCTCGCCCTGTTCGCAGTAATTCCACGAATCGACCCGCTGGATGAGAACATCAGTGTGTTTCGAAAACAGTACGCACTGTTCGTCGTGCTGTTCGTAGCATTCATGCTGTACGTCCATTCGTTCGTCATCCTCTGGAACCTCGGGTATCGATTCGATTTCACTACGGTTCTCGCGCCCGCCATCGGCGCCCTGTTTTATTTCATCGGCGTGCTGATGAACCGCGTCGAGCGCAACTGGTTCGTCGGGGTCCGAACTCCATGGACGCTCTCGAACGATGAAGTGTGGAAAAACACGCATAGCAGAGCTGGCCCGCTGTTCAAACTCGCTGGACTCGTCGCGATCGTCGGCGTGTTCGTTCCAACCTACGCGATATATCTCATGGTCGTCCCCGCCGTCGGCATCGCGATCTATCTAACCGTCTACTCCTACGTGGAATATCGCCGCGTCACGGTGTGA
- a CDS encoding DUF3054 domain-containing protein, with amino-acid sequence MSSAFAAGRFDRSPATAGLVVGDLVVLVGLLWMGSLRHNANPIKSPLAFADTVAPFLIGWILASVLVGVYSKRARRSVRDAALLAGGTWVIASLIGAGLRATTVFHGDSPLSFVLVVMGLGLVAFVFWRGLVAAVTP; translated from the coding sequence ATGAGCAGTGCCTTCGCCGCCGGGCGCTTCGACCGCTCGCCAGCCACCGCCGGACTCGTCGTCGGAGACCTCGTCGTATTAGTGGGTCTTCTCTGGATGGGGAGCCTCCGGCACAACGCGAATCCGATAAAATCGCCTCTGGCATTCGCGGATACGGTTGCACCGTTTCTCATCGGTTGGATACTGGCATCAGTTCTCGTCGGCGTCTACAGCAAACGAGCACGCCGATCGGTTCGTGACGCGGCACTTTTGGCGGGTGGAACGTGGGTCATCGCGTCGCTCATCGGGGCCGGACTGAGAGCAACGACGGTGTTCCACGGCGACTCACCGCTTTCGTTCGTCCTCGTCGTAATGGGGCTCGGTCTCGTTGCGTTCGTTTTCTGGCGCGGACTCGTCGCAGCGGTCACACCGTGA
- a CDS encoding class I SAM-dependent methyltransferase, whose protein sequence is MRRPHSRSLPDGDVAYFDRVARFYDMFSPDADADVLGEGIAQADRSIERVVDVAGGTGRAVRTLDSDERIVLDASVGMLTQARGHELDCVRGDASRLPLDSESVDAVVISDALHHIGDASETVAEVVRVLRPDGVLVVREFNPATIRGKLLVRGEHAIGMNSAFFTPEKLSRMLSDAGLVPRVRNRGFDYTVAGVKRTPGTT, encoded by the coding sequence ATGCGACGACCTCACTCCCGCTCCCTCCCAGATGGGGACGTAGCCTACTTCGACCGTGTTGCACGATTCTACGATATGTTTTCGCCCGATGCCGACGCCGACGTTCTCGGTGAAGGGATAGCACAGGCGGACCGGTCGATCGAGCGTGTCGTGGACGTCGCCGGCGGAACCGGGCGAGCGGTGAGAACGCTCGATTCGGACGAACGAATCGTCCTCGATGCATCCGTCGGAATGCTTACGCAGGCGCGGGGACATGAACTCGACTGCGTTCGCGGAGATGCATCCCGTCTCCCGCTCGATTCGGAGTCGGTGGACGCCGTCGTTATTTCCGATGCCCTCCACCACATCGGCGACGCGAGTGAAACGGTCGCGGAAGTGGTACGCGTACTTCGGCCCGATGGCGTCCTCGTCGTTCGGGAGTTCAATCCGGCGACCATCCGGGGAAAACTTCTCGTTCGAGGGGAACACGCCATCGGCATGAATTCGGCCTTTTTCACGCCAGAAAAACTCTCACGGATGCTTTCAGATGCTGGGCTCGTCCCGCGTGTCCGAAATCGTGGGTTCGACTACACGGTCGCAGGCGTCAAACGCACACCGGGAACGACATAA
- a CDS encoding GNAT family N-acetyltransferase, whose translation MEYAILGWPEDEPTLRLDYEVFSYAGKFVMSNSGKSVAREDGRLVAAIAFNEDRTDEETMWLRYVTVRSNRRGEGIGSELARFTTERIHDRGYRCVRIAVNNPFAYQALYGAGFGWTGEETGLAELVLEHPAVRTDGTYQSGLDVFRDRDLSADEMSFLAGKRGAKPPSSS comes from the coding sequence ATGGAGTATGCGATACTGGGCTGGCCCGAGGACGAACCTACCTTGCGCCTCGATTACGAGGTGTTTAGCTACGCGGGAAAGTTCGTGATGTCGAACTCGGGGAAATCGGTTGCCCGAGAGGACGGAAGGCTCGTTGCCGCGATCGCCTTCAACGAGGACCGGACCGACGAGGAGACGATGTGGCTCCGGTACGTGACGGTTCGCTCGAATCGGCGCGGCGAAGGTATCGGTTCGGAACTCGCACGATTTACCACGGAACGCATTCACGACCGGGGGTATCGCTGTGTTCGAATCGCGGTGAACAACCCGTTCGCGTATCAAGCGCTCTACGGGGCCGGGTTCGGCTGGACCGGCGAGGAAACCGGACTGGCTGAACTCGTGTTGGAACACCCGGCAGTACGAACCGACGGGACGTATCAGTCCGGATTGGACGTGTTTCGCGACCGTGACCTTTCGGCGGATGAAATGTCATTTTTGGCGGGAAAGCGAGGTGCAAAACCACCGTCATCCTCCTGA
- a CDS encoding DsbA family protein → MKTSRRTILGLLGAGLSAGAAGCSALSNEQSDPKRTSGPDGTPKDDGKTTTTDIDTDEETTDREETSEPGEIESPQGLYESVSVPSNPTEFTYARMGSDDAPVTATIYGAWKCPHTKEFVHGFMSDIVEKYVKSGDVTLEFRAVAYRDGEGFHGPDEPRAARAGLAVWNNDPESYWDFFEYMFQNRSGVDGWATTETLMRIAEKAGVENRDTIRSEIESGKYQQRIEKTMKRVREIPISAVPRIVVDGKVTAPTVEPKRTIEQLDAALGNGSETTTTTDETTTTTDDETTTTTTDETTTTTDDETTTTTDGTTTTSDGTHTTPETTTTTTTTSEQ, encoded by the coding sequence ATGAAGACGAGTCGGCGGACAATACTCGGTCTCCTCGGTGCAGGGCTTTCGGCCGGAGCGGCCGGATGCTCGGCGCTTTCGAACGAGCAGTCAGATCCAAAGCGGACCTCCGGACCGGATGGAACGCCGAAAGACGACGGAAAAACGACTACGACCGATATCGATACCGACGAGGAGACGACGGACAGGGAAGAAACGAGTGAACCAGGGGAAATCGAATCCCCACAAGGACTTTACGAGTCCGTAAGCGTTCCGAGCAACCCGACCGAATTCACCTACGCGAGAATGGGTTCCGACGATGCTCCCGTCACCGCGACCATCTACGGTGCGTGGAAGTGTCCGCACACGAAGGAGTTCGTGCACGGGTTTATGAGTGACATCGTCGAAAAATACGTCAAATCCGGCGACGTGACGCTCGAATTCCGTGCGGTTGCCTATCGGGATGGCGAAGGATTCCACGGCCCCGACGAACCACGTGCCGCACGAGCGGGCCTCGCAGTCTGGAATAACGACCCCGAATCATACTGGGATTTCTTCGAATACATGTTCCAAAACCGTAGCGGGGTTGATGGCTGGGCAACGACGGAGACGCTCATGCGAATTGCCGAAAAAGCGGGCGTCGAAAACCGCGATACGATTCGGTCGGAGATAGAGAGCGGGAAGTATCAGCAACGGATCGAGAAGACGATGAAGCGGGTTCGCGAGATACCTATTTCCGCCGTCCCTCGCATCGTGGTCGATGGGAAAGTAACTGCACCGACCGTAGAACCAAAGCGGACGATTGAACAGTTGGACGCCGCTCTCGGGAACGGGTCGGAGACGACGACCACGACGGACGAGACGACGACTACGACGGACGATGAAACAACGACGACCACGACGGACGAGACGACGACTACGACGGACGATGAAACAACGACGACCACGGACGGAACTACTACGACAAGCGACGGAACCCACACGACACCCGAAACGACGACTACGACAACGACGACATCGGAGCAATAG
- the fen gene encoding flap endonuclease-1, whose translation MGNSALRQLAALEDIGFDEVEGSLVAVDAHNWLYRYLTTTVKWTRDEVYTTEDGTEVANLVGIVQGLPKFFEHDLTPVFVFDGSVTDLKSDEIESRREQREKLEDQLKDAKEAGDAIEVARLEAHTQRLTPVIQETTRELLDLLDVPIIEAPAEGEAQAAHMARTGAVDYAGTEDYDALLLGAPFTLRKLTSKGNPELMDFDATLEEHDITWEQLVDIAILCGTDFNEGISGVGPKTALKGVKEHGDLWGVLEERGKYIEYADRIREMFLNPKVTDEYEFDAEMNPDIDAAHEYVTEEWKVHAAEVERGFERIEESVTQTGLDQWT comes from the coding sequence ATGGGAAACTCCGCACTTCGGCAACTCGCAGCGCTCGAGGACATCGGCTTCGACGAGGTAGAAGGCTCGCTCGTCGCGGTTGACGCACATAACTGGCTCTATCGATATCTCACGACGACGGTAAAGTGGACCCGCGACGAAGTGTACACCACCGAGGACGGGACTGAAGTGGCAAACCTCGTCGGTATCGTCCAAGGCCTGCCCAAATTCTTCGAACACGATCTGACACCCGTTTTCGTCTTCGATGGGAGCGTCACCGACCTGAAGAGCGACGAAATCGAAAGCCGGCGTGAACAACGCGAGAAATTGGAGGACCAATTGAAGGACGCGAAAGAGGCGGGTGACGCTATCGAAGTCGCTCGACTCGAAGCACACACCCAGCGACTGACACCGGTGATTCAGGAGACGACCCGGGAACTGCTCGACCTCCTCGACGTGCCGATCATCGAGGCACCTGCTGAGGGCGAAGCACAGGCCGCACATATGGCTCGTACTGGGGCGGTCGACTACGCCGGAACGGAAGACTACGACGCCCTCCTGCTCGGCGCACCGTTCACGCTCCGTAAGCTCACGAGCAAGGGAAACCCGGAACTGATGGACTTCGATGCCACGCTGGAAGAACACGATATCACGTGGGAACAGTTGGTGGATATCGCAATCCTTTGTGGAACCGACTTCAACGAGGGGATCTCCGGTGTCGGTCCGAAGACGGCCCTCAAAGGGGTCAAAGAACATGGGGACTTGTGGGGCGTTCTCGAAGAACGTGGCAAATATATCGAGTACGCGGATCGGATCCGGGAGATGTTCCTCAACCCCAAGGTGACCGACGAGTACGAGTTCGACGCCGAGATGAACCCCGATATCGACGCGGCCCACGAATACGTCACGGAGGAGTGGAAGGTCCACGCCGCCGAGGTAGAGCGCGGATTCGAGCGGATCGAAGAAAGTGTGACGCAAACCGGCCTGGACCAGTGGACGTAG
- a CDS encoding H/ACA ribonucleoprotein complex subunit GAR1, with amino-acid sequence MHRLGQVVRTAQNLAIVQSPSEEYPDIGTIVVDESLQNVGRVVDVFGPVSRPYVAVSPDDDTRLTMLVGSKLYAR; translated from the coding sequence ATGCACCGATTGGGACAGGTCGTCCGGACCGCACAGAACCTCGCCATCGTCCAATCGCCGAGCGAGGAATATCCGGACATCGGAACCATTGTCGTCGATGAGAGCCTCCAGAACGTCGGCAGGGTGGTTGACGTGTTCGGCCCTGTTTCACGGCCCTACGTGGCCGTTTCGCCGGACGATGACACCCGGCTTACGATGCTCGTCGGATCGAAACTCTACGCTCGATAG
- the srp19 gene encoding signal recognition particle subunit SRP19 has protein sequence MVEKVIWPAYLDAELTRKQGRRVPEASAVEEPTVDEIARAVQQVGYDTVIERDKAYSREGWEERGRVLVKNADDSSKNDLIQAVAAYVAAMRN, from the coding sequence ATGGTCGAAAAAGTCATCTGGCCCGCGTATCTCGACGCGGAGTTGACTCGAAAGCAAGGACGGCGGGTGCCGGAAGCATCCGCCGTCGAGGAACCGACGGTGGACGAAATCGCTCGGGCCGTCCAACAGGTCGGCTACGATACCGTCATCGAACGCGACAAAGCCTACTCGCGCGAAGGATGGGAGGAACGCGGCCGCGTCCTCGTCAAGAACGCGGACGACTCCTCGAAGAACGACCTCATTCAGGCCGTCGCCGCATACGTCGCGGCCATGCGAAACTAA
- a CDS encoding PGF-CTERM-anchored ABC transporter substrate-binding protein, whose amino-acid sequence MKQLLLSAMLVVATFVGGIAIGPVGVAGAQGTCSFPVTKTDATGTDVTIETEPQRIVTLSPSAAQTMWEIGGKEKVVATTKFSAYLDGASGTANVSGSGMTTVVPEKVVAQNPDLVLAPNVIPDQTVQKLRDAGLTVYKFRESKSIEDIYSKTEQTGKLTGECEGAAKTVSWMKDRVNTVQQAVSGEDSPKVLYVMSGGFTAGKGTFVDKIIETAGGTNVAAEAGISGYKQISTEVVVKQNPDWFIVSAGASVPNDYSDTPAAKHNRTVSLNSNYVSQPAPRIVHPITKLAKTFHPKAYAQANLTTTTTETDDGTTTESASNTATETTTASGGQPGFGAGISVVAGALALVTLLARRE is encoded by the coding sequence ATGAAACAGCTACTGTTGTCGGCGATGCTCGTCGTCGCAACATTCGTCGGTGGTATCGCGATCGGGCCAGTGGGCGTTGCAGGGGCACAGGGAACCTGCTCGTTCCCGGTGACGAAAACCGATGCCACGGGGACTGACGTAACGATCGAAACGGAACCGCAGCGAATCGTCACCCTCTCGCCGAGCGCGGCACAGACGATGTGGGAAATCGGCGGGAAAGAAAAAGTCGTCGCGACGACGAAGTTTTCGGCCTATCTCGACGGCGCAAGCGGGACGGCGAACGTTTCCGGTTCCGGGATGACTACGGTCGTCCCCGAGAAAGTCGTCGCGCAGAACCCGGACCTCGTCCTCGCGCCGAACGTCATTCCCGACCAGACCGTCCAAAAATTGCGTGATGCGGGGCTGACGGTGTACAAGTTCCGCGAATCGAAGTCCATCGAGGACATCTACTCGAAAACCGAACAGACCGGGAAACTCACCGGCGAGTGTGAGGGGGCAGCGAAAACTGTTTCGTGGATGAAAGACCGCGTCAACACAGTTCAACAGGCGGTTTCCGGCGAGGACAGCCCGAAAGTGCTGTACGTCATGAGCGGCGGATTCACCGCCGGCAAGGGGACCTTCGTCGACAAAATCATCGAAACGGCAGGCGGGACGAACGTCGCCGCGGAAGCCGGGATTTCCGGGTACAAACAGATCAGTACCGAAGTGGTCGTAAAGCAGAATCCCGATTGGTTCATCGTTTCGGCGGGCGCGTCGGTGCCGAACGATTATAGCGACACACCGGCCGCTAAACACAACCGGACCGTTTCGCTGAACTCGAACTACGTGAGTCAGCCCGCGCCGCGAATCGTTCACCCGATTACGAAATTGGCGAAGACGTTCCACCCGAAGGCGTACGCACAGGCGAATCTGACGACGACAACGACCGAAACGGATGACGGAACGACGACCGAATCGGCGAGCAATACGGCCACCGAAACGACCACGGCGTCCGGCGGCCAGCCCGGATTCGGTGCCGGTATCTCGGTGGTTGCAGGTGCACTCGCGCTTGTCACACTCCTCGCTCGACGCGAGTGA
- the btuC gene encoding vitamin B12 ABC transporter permease BtuC, with translation MRYGTRVTTWCGGLAAMLIIVVLGSAATGPTSLSPLLVAKALLNELAIPTGIRIAEHTLSVPGVLSVGVPLPKFSYTSMFSFSVPKTTEVIVVTLRMPRIVLAGVVGFALATAGVVMQGFFRNPMADPSIIGVSSGAAVGAVATIAFSISLPFALPVFSFVGAILAAFGVYLLATQDGRTPVATLLLAGVAVQTLLGAVVSFLLLESGESLREAVFWLMGHLHYASWRKVWIALPVALLSFSVLALFAQELNVLLLGEEDAHNLGVEVERTKRLLLAVASIVTAAAVAVSGVIGFVGLVVPHVMRLLVGPDHRILLPTSALAGAVFLVATDTVARSATGAAELPVGIVTAFLGAPFFLYLLRKREVHAL, from the coding sequence ATGCGATATGGGACGCGCGTAACCACGTGGTGTGGCGGATTAGCGGCGATGCTTATCATCGTCGTGCTGGGTAGCGCCGCAACTGGGCCGACTTCACTCTCCCCATTACTCGTGGCAAAAGCCCTGCTCAACGAATTGGCGATACCGACCGGTATCCGGATCGCGGAGCACACGCTTTCCGTCCCGGGCGTGCTCTCCGTCGGCGTTCCGCTCCCGAAATTTTCGTACACGTCGATGTTCTCGTTTTCAGTCCCCAAAACCACGGAAGTCATCGTCGTTACCCTCAGAATGCCGCGAATCGTCCTCGCGGGAGTCGTTGGATTCGCCCTCGCGACCGCGGGAGTCGTCATGCAAGGGTTCTTCCGAAATCCGATGGCCGACCCCTCTATCATCGGCGTCTCGTCCGGGGCCGCAGTCGGAGCGGTCGCGACCATCGCTTTCTCGATTTCTCTCCCCTTCGCACTTCCCGTATTCTCCTTCGTCGGCGCAATACTCGCAGCGTTCGGGGTCTATCTACTGGCCACGCAGGATGGACGAACGCCGGTCGCGACACTCCTCCTCGCTGGGGTCGCAGTCCAGACTCTGCTCGGCGCTGTCGTCTCGTTTCTCCTCCTCGAAAGCGGGGAAAGCCTTCGAGAGGCGGTTTTCTGGCTTATGGGACACCTCCATTACGCCTCGTGGCGAAAGGTATGGATCGCTTTGCCGGTCGCACTGCTCAGCTTTTCCGTCCTCGCCCTATTTGCGCAGGAACTCAACGTTCTCCTGCTCGGCGAGGAGGACGCCCACAACCTCGGGGTCGAAGTCGAGCGAACCAAGCGCCTCCTCCTCGCAGTCGCGAGCATCGTCACTGCCGCCGCAGTGGCGGTATCAGGAGTCATCGGGTTCGTCGGCCTCGTCGTTCCCCACGTGATGCGCCTGCTGGTCGGACCGGACCACCGAATCTTGCTCCCAACCAGCGCCCTCGCCGGGGCCGTCTTCCTCGTCGCAACCGACACGGTCGCCAGATCTGCCACGGGTGCGGCTGAGCTCCCGGTCGGCATCGTCACCGCCTTCCTCGGCGCACCGTTTTTCCTGTATCTGCTCCGTAAGCGTGAGGTGCACGCGTTGTGA
- a CDS encoding heme ABC transporter ATP-binding protein, with translation MIRIDDVSVTLGESLVLDGVNARVSDGTFVGLVGPNGAGKTTLLRVMNGVLSPDTGRVQVDGDTMANLSSKAASRRVATVPQDTTLSFGFDVHDVVAMGRTPYRSRFGNGDGEDERKLVERAMERTDVADFADRPITAVSGGERQRILLARALTQDTPVLLLDEPTASLDINHQVRTFELVRELVTDGKTVVAAIHDLNLAAHYCDELLLLDSGSVLSSGSPANVLAEETLREAFDARAVVSSHPVTGSTYVTALPERTVGERRASKVHVIGGGGTVSRLLYLLSAAGYEVSVGVLNEGDSDLETARSLGLETIVEEPFAPISADAREAVESKVQDADLTVLADVEIGAGNLANLEVACEADAVIVVEERPFDARNYAGNTAVARYRELCERGPVVPPDDLLSVVANELSDADSDS, from the coding sequence GTGATTCGCATCGACGACGTATCGGTGACGCTCGGCGAATCACTGGTTCTCGACGGGGTAAATGCTCGCGTCTCGGACGGGACGTTCGTCGGCCTCGTCGGACCGAACGGCGCCGGCAAAACTACCCTGCTCCGAGTCATGAACGGTGTCCTGTCGCCCGATACCGGACGCGTGCAGGTCGATGGCGACACGATGGCAAACCTCTCCTCGAAGGCGGCCAGTCGGCGAGTGGCGACCGTTCCCCAGGACACGACCCTCTCGTTCGGTTTCGACGTGCACGACGTCGTCGCCATGGGGCGAACTCCCTACCGGTCCCGATTCGGCAACGGCGATGGTGAAGACGAACGGAAGCTGGTGGAACGAGCGATGGAACGAACCGACGTCGCTGATTTCGCCGACCGACCGATCACTGCCGTCAGTGGCGGTGAGCGCCAACGAATCCTGCTCGCTCGTGCACTGACACAGGATACGCCCGTTCTCCTGCTGGACGAACCGACCGCCAGCCTCGACATCAACCACCAAGTGCGTACCTTCGAACTCGTCCGTGAACTGGTCACCGATGGGAAAACCGTCGTCGCCGCGATTCACGACTTGAACCTCGCGGCCCACTACTGCGACGAACTGCTCCTCCTCGATTCTGGCTCCGTGCTCTCGTCCGGGTCGCCGGCGAACGTACTTGCGGAGGAGACCCTTCGCGAGGCGTTCGACGCGCGGGCAGTCGTTTCCAGCCACCCTGTGACGGGTTCAACGTACGTGACCGCCCTCCCGGAACGGACGGTTGGCGAAAGAAGGGCGAGCAAAGTTCACGTCATCGGTGGAGGAGGAACCGTCTCTCGCCTTCTCTACTTGCTCTCCGCGGCAGGGTATGAGGTATCCGTCGGCGTACTGAACGAGGGAGATTCCGACCTCGAAACCGCACGGTCGCTCGGATTAGAAACGATCGTCGAAGAACCGTTTGCACCCATCAGTGCCGATGCACGTGAAGCGGTCGAATCGAAAGTTCAGGATGCCGACCTAACAGTCCTCGCGGACGTAGAGATCGGAGCAGGGAACCTAGCAAATCTCGAAGTCGCATGCGAAGCGGACGCGGTGATCGTCGTGGAAGAACGCCCATTCGACGCTCGAAACTACGCCGGGAACACCGCCGTCGCACGCTATCGAGAGCTGTGTGAACGCGGTCCGGTCGTTCCACCGGACGATCTGCTTTCGGTAGTCGCGAACGAGCTGTCGGACGCTGACAGTGACTCGTAG
- a CDS encoding phytoene desaturase family protein: MTKPYRSGRRFYQVRALTSCMNQAEVVVVGSGFGGLSTACYLADAGASVTVVEKNEQLGGRASRLEADGFRFDMGPSWYLMPDVFERFFSHFDRTPSDYYELQRLDPHYRIFFKDGDEVDILPDLDRNKELFESYEPGAGEELQRYLDRAEQNYGVGMEHFVYTDRTRFRDYVSWDVAKNARGLNLLGSMQDHVEGFFDHPKLQQIMQYTLVFLGGSPNNTPAIYNLMSHVDFNLGVYYPDGGLGGVVDGIVELGSELGVEYVTEYEVTDITGHEGDFLVHGGSESMAADLVVSDADYAHTEQDLLPPEARKYDADYWESRTYAPSAFLLYLGVEGAVEELAHHTLVLPPHWNDHFEQIFEDSAWPDDPAYYLCVPSKTDDSVAPEGHSNLFVLVPIAPGLPDGSAIRDGYREKILDDIAENTGVELHDRIVFEKQFCVSDFAERYNSTQGTALGLAHTLMQTGPMRPRHRSPKVDGLYFTGSYTTPGIGVPMCLISGQHTADAVLEDHYIRK, translated from the coding sequence GTGACAAAACCCTACAGGTCGGGGAGACGTTTTTATCAGGTTCGCGCCCTGACATCCTGTATGAATCAGGCGGAGGTTGTCGTTGTCGGCAGCGGATTTGGCGGTCTCTCAACGGCTTGCTATCTCGCCGACGCCGGTGCTTCTGTAACGGTCGTGGAGAAAAACGAACAACTCGGCGGCCGCGCGAGTCGGCTGGAAGCGGACGGATTTCGCTTCGATATGGGGCCGTCGTGGTACCTCATGCCCGACGTGTTCGAGCGGTTTTTCAGCCACTTCGACCGGACGCCGAGCGATTACTACGAACTCCAGCGACTCGACCCGCATTATCGCATCTTTTTCAAGGACGGAGACGAGGTCGATATCCTCCCGGACCTCGATCGAAACAAGGAACTGTTCGAGTCCTACGAACCGGGGGCGGGCGAGGAACTCCAGCGATATCTCGACCGTGCGGAACAGAACTACGGCGTCGGGATGGAACATTTCGTCTACACGGATCGCACCCGGTTTCGGGATTACGTCTCGTGGGATGTGGCGAAAAACGCTCGTGGATTGAACCTCCTCGGGTCGATGCAAGACCACGTCGAGGGCTTTTTCGATCACCCGAAACTGCAGCAGATAATGCAGTACACGCTGGTCTTCTTGGGCGGATCGCCGAACAACACGCCAGCCATTTACAACCTGATGAGCCACGTCGATTTCAATCTCGGTGTGTACTACCCCGACGGCGGGTTGGGCGGCGTCGTGGATGGCATCGTCGAACTCGGTTCGGAGTTGGGCGTCGAATACGTCACGGAGTACGAGGTGACGGATATCACGGGACACGAGGGCGATTTCCTCGTTCACGGTGGTTCCGAGTCGATGGCCGCAGACCTCGTCGTGAGCGACGCCGACTACGCCCACACCGAACAGGACCTGCTCCCGCCGGAAGCACGCAAATACGACGCCGACTACTGGGAGTCGCGGACCTACGCACCGTCCGCATTCCTGCTGTATCTCGGCGTCGAGGGTGCTGTCGAGGAACTCGCCCACCACACGCTCGTCCTCCCACCGCACTGGAACGACCACTTCGAGCAGATTTTCGAGGATTCGGCGTGGCCCGACGATCCCGCGTACTACCTCTGTGTTCCCAGCAAAACCGACGACAGCGTGGCTCCGGAGGGACATAGCAACCTGTTCGTTCTCGTCCCGATCGCACCCGGACTGCCGGATGGGTCGGCGATCCGTGACGGATATCGGGAAAAGATTTTGGACGATATCGCCGAAAACACGGGCGTCGAACTCCACGACAGGATCGTCTTCGAGAAACAGTTCTGCGTTTCGGATTTCGCCGAGCGATATAACAGTACGCAGGGAACCGCCCTCGGACTTGCGCACACGCTTATGCAGACGGGTCCGATGCGACCTCGACATCGCTCCCCGAAAGTCGACGGGTTGTACTTTACCGGATCGTACACGACGCCGGGCATCGGCGTTCCGATGTGCCTTATCAGTGGACAACATACCGCCGACGCCGTGTTAGAAGACCACTATATCCGAAAATGA
- a CDS encoding prenyltransferase, translating to MIFRNLLKLSRPRFWLYLAGPVLVGIAYGATNPGELFSVPAVALFAYFLLPANVFLYGINDIFDADVDVENPKKDEREVRYQGSMAVPIAVVLSAALGIGLLALSPNVAWPWLLGFLVLGAEYSAPPFRFKTTPLIDSISNGLYILPGAAAYAALSGSQPPLLAVAGGWLWAMAMHTFSAIPDIEPDRRAGIRTTATILGERRTLAYCALCWSLAAGCFALLDPRAGLLLLSYPALVVAWVARDVAINRAYWWYPAINTVVGMLLTVGGLWRVVRG from the coding sequence ATGATATTTCGAAATTTACTCAAACTTTCGCGTCCGCGGTTTTGGCTCTACCTCGCTGGCCCGGTACTGGTCGGTATCGCATACGGAGCGACGAATCCCGGCGAACTGTTCTCGGTTCCCGCAGTTGCGCTCTTCGCGTACTTCCTGCTCCCCGCGAACGTCTTCCTCTACGGCATCAACGACATATTCGACGCCGACGTGGACGTGGAGAATCCGAAGAAAGACGAGCGAGAAGTCCGCTATCAGGGGAGCATGGCCGTGCCGATCGCAGTCGTGCTTTCCGCGGCTCTCGGGATCGGCCTGCTGGCACTTTCCCCGAACGTCGCCTGGCCGTGGCTTCTCGGCTTTCTCGTACTGGGAGCGGAGTATTCGGCACCGCCGTTCCGATTTAAGACGACGCCCCTGATCGATTCGATTTCGAACGGGCTGTACATCCTGCCGGGTGCTGCGGCCTACGCCGCTCTTTCGGGAAGTCAACCGCCGCTCCTCGCCGTCGCTGGCGGATGGCTTTGGGCGATGGCTATGCACACGTTTTCCGCGATTCCGGACATCGAACCCGACCGTCGGGCTGGAATCCGGACGACTGCGACGATACTCGGGGAACGTCGGACGCTCGCGTACTGCGCGCTGTGTTGGTCGCTCGCGGCGGGCTGTTTCGCTCTTCTCGACCCACGTGCGGGCCTTCTGTTGCTCAGTTATCCCGCGCTCGTCGTGGCGTGGGTCGCCCGCGACGTGGCGATCAATCGGGCCTATTGGTGGTATCCGGCCATCAACACCGTCGTTGGGATGCTGCTGACGGTCGGCGGTCTGTGGAGGGTCGTCCGTGGATAG